One Streptomyces hundungensis DNA segment encodes these proteins:
- a CDS encoding DUF1275 family protein: MSSAITTPSAARADERFLLVLSAASGATDAFAFLCLGKVFAGVMTGNLVLVGASVGAGDHDVVPRALTALVGYGLGTAGAARVAARWSPRPLLAAQTALLALAAVGWGLGFGRSLGSQVVLLLAAALAMGVQARAWSAPTTYFTGTVTGLAGRLANREARHQDRWVAGRLAAVVAGAAVTALLVQCCSRAGGGAGVALCLVAFALLPRR; the protein is encoded by the coding sequence ATGAGCTCCGCGATCACTACTCCCTCCGCCGCCCGGGCCGACGAACGGTTCCTCCTGGTCCTCTCGGCGGCGTCCGGGGCCACCGACGCGTTCGCCTTCCTCTGCTTGGGAAAGGTGTTCGCCGGAGTGATGACCGGCAACCTCGTCCTGGTCGGCGCGTCGGTGGGCGCCGGGGACCACGACGTGGTGCCGCGCGCCCTGACCGCCCTCGTCGGATACGGGCTCGGCACGGCGGGGGCGGCCCGCGTCGCCGCGCGCTGGTCACCGCGTCCCCTGCTCGCGGCCCAGACGGCCCTGCTCGCCCTCGCGGCGGTCGGCTGGGGCCTGGGGTTCGGGCGTTCGCTCGGCTCACAGGTGGTGCTGCTGCTCGCGGCGGCGCTCGCGATGGGGGTGCAGGCGCGGGCCTGGTCCGCGCCGACCACGTACTTCACCGGTACGGTCACCGGGCTCGCGGGACGGCTCGCCAACCGGGAGGCGCGGCACCAGGACCGCTGGGTGGCGGGGCGGCTGGCGGCCGTCGTGGCGGGGGCGGCCGTCACCGCCCTGCTCGTCCAGTGCTGCTCGCGGGCCGGAGGCGGTGCCGGGGTCGCGCTGTGTCTGGTGGCGTTCGCGCTGCTGCCCCGGCGGTGA
- a CDS encoding DUF2127 domain-containing protein encodes MKIDWDRRTCARRGHVTYAPQEDVLRERLRADTGLGEAWRCLRCGDFALGAPHGSGPADEAPLVPRGKVLRDLFILRFLAVERAVRGVFIVLVAIAVWKFSNSQDAVRRFFDEYLDVFRPVFRHFHYDLDHSPVVGTVQKTFDYKHSTLVIVAVALLVYALIEIVEAVGLWRAKRWAEYLTVVATAMFLPLEIYELTEKISWVKIATLTLNILAVLYILLVKRLFGLRGGHAAFEAERHSASLIEVETTAGVAVHH; translated from the coding sequence ATGAAGATCGACTGGGACCGGCGCACCTGCGCGCGCCGCGGCCATGTGACGTACGCGCCGCAGGAGGACGTGTTGCGCGAGCGGCTGCGCGCCGACACCGGTCTCGGCGAGGCCTGGCGCTGTCTGCGCTGCGGTGACTTCGCCCTGGGCGCGCCGCACGGATCCGGCCCCGCCGACGAGGCGCCGCTGGTGCCGCGCGGCAAGGTGCTGCGCGATCTGTTCATCCTGCGCTTCCTGGCCGTGGAGCGGGCCGTGCGCGGCGTGTTCATCGTGCTCGTGGCGATCGCGGTGTGGAAGTTCAGCAACAGCCAGGACGCGGTGCGCCGGTTCTTCGACGAGTACCTCGACGTGTTCCGGCCGGTCTTCCGCCACTTCCATTACGACCTGGACCACTCGCCGGTCGTGGGCACCGTCCAGAAGACCTTCGACTACAAGCACTCCACGCTGGTGATCGTCGCGGTGGCGCTGCTCGTGTACGCGCTGATCGAGATCGTCGAGGCCGTCGGGCTGTGGCGCGCCAAGCGCTGGGCCGAGTACCTCACCGTCGTCGCCACGGCGATGTTCCTGCCGCTGGAGATCTACGAACTCACCGAGAAGATCAGCTGGGTGAAGATCGCCACGCTGACGCTCAACATCCTCGCGGTCCTCTACATCCTGCTCGTCAAGCGCCTGTTCGGCCTGCGCGGCGGCCACGCCGCCTTCGAGGCGGAACGGCACAGCGCCTCGCTCATCGAGGTGGAGACCACGGCGGGCGTCGCGGTGCACCACTGA
- a CDS encoding cytochrome c oxidase assembly protein — MSTPTPGGPAADLPELTTQRLLTVWQPDAAALLLIVVLGGLYAWGVLRLARRGEPWPVARVAAFAVLGLGGLAVATMSALAVYDTELFWPAAVQNVLLDLIAPLGLALGDPLRLAALALPGRGASRLRGAMSGRLVRFLTFPLVSTGLVLTTELCVYFTPYFETALRYGPLHELMYLHLLLAGSLFVLPMLTREQTLPAWCSHPVRAALVFLDGLIDAVPGIVVMTHGTLIAGAWYLHHAPAWAPDVLRDQQLGGGAMVTIAELVSLPFLLAILVQWSRADRAQRTVLDRRLDRELTPAAPVEGRPETAELVRPWWETDGGTVGQRMRRQPPGS; from the coding sequence ATGTCCACCCCGACGCCCGGCGGCCCCGCGGCCGATCTGCCCGAGCTGACGACACAGCGACTGCTCACGGTGTGGCAGCCGGACGCGGCGGCCCTGCTGCTCATCGTCGTCCTGGGCGGCCTGTACGCCTGGGGCGTGCTGCGCCTGGCCCGGCGGGGCGAGCCCTGGCCGGTGGCGCGCGTCGCGGCCTTCGCGGTCCTGGGCCTGGGCGGCCTGGCGGTCGCCACGATGTCGGCGCTCGCGGTGTACGACACCGAACTGTTCTGGCCGGCCGCCGTACAGAACGTCCTGCTCGACCTGATCGCACCGCTCGGCCTCGCGCTCGGCGACCCGCTGCGGCTCGCGGCGCTCGCCCTGCCCGGGCGCGGCGCGAGCCGGCTGCGGGGCGCGATGAGCGGACGTCTGGTCCGCTTCCTCACCTTCCCCCTGGTCAGCACGGGTTTGGTGCTGACCACCGAGCTCTGTGTGTACTTCACCCCGTACTTCGAGACCGCGCTGCGGTACGGCCCCCTGCACGAGCTGATGTACCTCCATCTGCTGCTCGCGGGAAGCCTGTTCGTGCTGCCGATGCTCACCCGCGAACAGACGCTGCCCGCCTGGTGCAGCCATCCGGTGCGGGCCGCGCTCGTCTTCCTCGACGGCCTGATCGACGCGGTACCGGGCATCGTCGTCATGACCCACGGCACCCTGATCGCGGGCGCCTGGTATCTGCACCACGCGCCCGCCTGGGCCCCGGACGTCCTGCGCGACCAGCAGCTCGGCGGCGGCGCGATGGTCACCATCGCGGAGCTGGTGTCGCTGCCGTTCCTCCTTGCCATCCTGGTCCAGTGGTCCCGGGCCGACCGCGCCCAGCGCACGGTGCTCGACCGCCGTCTCGACCGGGAACTGACTCCGGCCGCCCCCGTGGAGGGACGGCCGGAGACCGCGGAACTCGTGCGGCCGTGGTGGGAGACCGACGGCGGGACGGTCGGTCAGCGGATGCGCCGACAGCCCCCCGGGAGCTGA